The genomic region CTAGCCCTGCCATACTCTGATAAAGTAATCCCTGCGGTACTTTGTTGTCTGGTCGTCGGGCTCTTTTGGTTTTCACCGCCTGATTTGGTCTGGAGGATTGCTGACGTGGGTGAATCCCAAGTCATTCGTGAGACCATATTGGCCTTGGTCTTGGCCTCGTTATCCGTGTACATCCTCGCCATTAGGCAGGCACGGCGCAAATTGTTTGGAATATTTCAGCAACCCTCCTTCCGGAATGCGGTCATATTCGGCTTAGCCATCCTTATTTGGCAATGGGTGAGTCTGCTGGTGAATGGGCACACGGTTGCAGGAACTTCTTATTGTATTCTTTGGTTAGGCTATCTATCCCTCTTTATTTTCACAAAACTTGCTTTCGATGGGAAAATCCAATATCAGAAAAATGTTCTTGTGATTATCTCGTTATCCACACTAGCGGCATCGATTTACCTGCTCTTAAAATCCATCGAAAATAATTTATACTGTCCAAACATTCTACTCAACACCGTACGCCTGAGTGCTGGTGAATACCTCGTGCCAGGATGGGCAATCATTACCGGGCTCTTCTTATATGCTGAGTCCACCCGCCAAAAAGCCCTGTGGGGGGGAGGTTTATTTTTTGCGACATTAGCGATCTTCCAAACATCCCACCGCTCCCCCATTTTAGGAATCGTATTTTCTCTGGCCTGTCTTCTTTTTCTTGGATACAGACAGCACCAACTCAAACAAAGATGGAAAGCTTGGACCATATTCTTTTTAATCATCATCTCTACAATCACCATACAGATGCTCTCCTATACTGCGCTAAAGGGGATGGATACTAATGTGACCATTCAAAAGCGCCTCATGAAAAACGAGGAGGGTTCGATCGGTTACCGTCTGTTTTTAATGCGTGTCTGTATGAATATGTTTATGAATAATCCCATTGCTGGTGTGGGGACAGGAGCTTTTGGAAAAAATTATTTCCCTAACCAAGTGGCATTATCAGCTTCACCCGGTTATTCCCAAATCGCTCCCACACTCTCAACTCTCGGCGCGGAGAGGGCTCATAATGAATTCTTTCAGATCCTGGCGGAAAATGGGGCCATTGGCCTGATTCTCTGCGGTTGTTTCATCGGGGTAGTTTTATTCTCTTCTCGCAAACTCGGAACCGGCCACTCGGGCCCCGTTTCCAATATGATCCTTTCCGCCCTCATTGGTTTTTTGGCTTCTAGTCTTACCAGTGGATTTTCTTGGCGCTGGGCATCAAATGGTTCTTTGTTCTTTTTGATTCTCGGCTTGTGGACTTGTCACACGAACATAAAACGGGAAGCCCCTTCATCTTCCCTGCCAAAACTGATGATAACCTTTGGGGTATTTGTTTCTATCTTCTTAGTGATAGGAACTCTCTATCAAATCAAAAAAACAATCTCTCAACTTGATTATGCAAAGGGTTTTGTACTCTCGACCCATGATTCAAATATCCAAGCCATTGAATGCCTGAACA from Verrucomicrobiota bacterium harbors:
- a CDS encoding O-antigen ligase family protein, encoding MNLALPYSDKVIPAVLCCLVVGLFWFSPPDLVWRIADVGESQVIRETILALVLASLSVYILAIRQARRKLFGIFQQPSFRNAVIFGLAILIWQWVSLLVNGHTVAGTSYCILWLGYLSLFIFTKLAFDGKIQYQKNVLVIISLSTLAASIYLLLKSIENNLYCPNILLNTVRLSAGEYLVPGWAIITGLFLYAESTRQKALWGGGLFFATLAIFQTSHRSPILGIVFSLACLLFLGYRQHQLKQRWKAWTIFFLIIISTITIQMLSYTALKGMDTNVTIQKRLMKNEEGSIGYRLFLMRVCMNMFMNNPIAGVGTGAFGKNYFPNQVALSASPGYSQIAPTLSTLGAERAHNEFFQILAENGAIGLILCGCFIGVVLFSSRKLGTGHSGPVSNMILSALIGFLASSLTSGFSWRWASNGSLFFLILGLWTCHTNIKREAPSSSLPKLMITFGVFVSIFLVIGTLYQIKKTISQLDYAKGFVLSTHDSNIQAIECLNNSLSINPENWRAAFLRGKLFLSQNEKPKALESFTLAAQNRINGVDHLVILARLHESTDQPSDNQKIKSLYGQALSAYPHSPLLKLFYADYLVNRGDLKKAKILAEQAKIEDPELYSAAKKYFTGRADEGRQLLIQSNKIEIMNTFETLFLSK